Proteins encoded in a region of the Saccharothrix ecbatanensis genome:
- a CDS encoding TetR/AcrR family transcriptional regulator: MSDHVSDRARGGRVGDGRAALSRERVLRAAVAIVDAGGLGSLTMRSLAGELGVKPMSLYHHVANKDEILDGIVDLVFSQIELPSPGGDWRREMHRRATSAREVLGRHPWAIGLLESRATPGPATLRHHNATIGTLRRGGFTVAMTAHAYALLDSYVYGFAVQEAALPFHGPDTAAEVTENIAQQLSADDYPYLLEMATDHVLQPGNDFADEFEFGLGVILDALARWIPEGGAPGGAGAQTPSA, from the coding sequence ATGTCCGACCACGTCAGCGACCGAGCACGGGGCGGCCGGGTAGGAGATGGCCGGGCGGCGCTCAGTCGGGAACGGGTGCTGCGCGCCGCCGTCGCGATCGTCGACGCGGGAGGCCTCGGGTCGCTGACGATGCGCTCGCTCGCGGGCGAGTTGGGGGTCAAGCCGATGTCCCTCTACCACCACGTGGCCAACAAGGACGAGATCCTGGACGGGATCGTCGACCTCGTCTTCAGCCAGATCGAGTTGCCCTCACCCGGCGGCGACTGGCGCCGGGAGATGCACCGGCGGGCGACCTCGGCGCGCGAGGTGCTCGGACGCCACCCGTGGGCGATCGGGCTGCTGGAGTCGCGGGCCACCCCCGGCCCCGCGACGCTGCGACACCACAACGCGACGATCGGCACCCTGCGCCGAGGCGGCTTCACGGTGGCGATGACCGCCCACGCCTACGCCCTGCTCGACAGCTACGTGTACGGGTTCGCCGTCCAAGAGGCCGCGCTGCCCTTCCACGGCCCCGACACCGCCGCCGAAGTCACCGAAAACATCGCCCAGCAGCTCTCCGCCGACGACTACCCGTACCTGCTGGAGATGGCGACCGACCACGTCCTCCAACCCGGCAACGACTTCGCCGACGAGTTCGAGTTCGGCCTCGGCGTGATCCTCGACGCCCTCGCCAGGTGGATTCCCGAGGGCGGGGCACCGGGTGGAGCGGGTGCTCAGACGCCCAGCGCGTGA
- the glgC gene encoding glucose-1-phosphate adenylyltransferase: protein MKGQPHVLGIVLAGGEGKRLWPLTADRAKPAVPFGGNYRLVDFVLSNLVNAGFVKLCVLTQYKSHSLDRHISTTWRLSNVLGQYVTPVPAQQRLGPRWYTGSADAIFQSLNLVNDERPEHVIVFGADHVYRMDPGQMVDQHVRTGAGVTVAGIRVPRAEAKAFGCIDSDESGLITRFLEKPSDPPHVPGDPEVTFASMGNYVFTTEALLESLRADAANPDSDHDMGGDIIPMLVGQGRAHVYDFADNDVPGETDRDRGYWRDVGTIDAYYEAHMDLVSVRPVFNLYNQAWPIRTATPPLPPAKFIAGGSAEDSMVGPGSIISGTIHGSVISSDVVVESGSVVQGSVLLPGVRIGRGAVVRRAILDKNVVVPDGALIGVDPTTDRQRYTVSSGGVTVLGKGVTAD, encoded by the coding sequence GTGAAAGGGCAACCGCATGTTCTAGGAATTGTCCTCGCCGGTGGCGAAGGCAAACGGTTGTGGCCGTTGACCGCCGACCGGGCAAAGCCGGCGGTGCCCTTCGGCGGTAACTACCGGTTGGTGGACTTCGTGCTGTCCAACCTGGTGAACGCGGGTTTCGTGAAGCTCTGCGTGCTCACCCAGTACAAATCCCATTCCCTGGACCGGCACATCTCGACCACGTGGCGGCTGTCCAACGTGCTCGGCCAGTACGTCACGCCGGTGCCGGCGCAGCAGCGGCTCGGGCCGCGCTGGTACACCGGCAGCGCGGACGCGATCTTCCAGTCGCTGAACCTCGTCAACGACGAGCGGCCGGAGCACGTGATCGTCTTCGGCGCGGACCACGTCTACCGGATGGACCCGGGCCAGATGGTGGACCAGCACGTCCGGACCGGCGCGGGCGTCACCGTCGCGGGCATCCGGGTGCCGCGCGCCGAGGCCAAGGCGTTCGGGTGCATCGACTCCGACGAGTCCGGGCTGATCACCCGGTTCCTGGAGAAGCCGTCGGACCCGCCGCACGTGCCGGGCGACCCGGAGGTCACGTTCGCGTCGATGGGCAACTACGTGTTCACCACGGAGGCGCTGCTGGAGTCGTTGCGGGCGGACGCGGCCAATCCCGACTCGGACCACGACATGGGCGGCGACATCATCCCGATGCTCGTCGGCCAGGGGCGCGCGCACGTCTACGACTTCGCCGACAACGACGTGCCGGGCGAGACCGACCGGGACCGCGGGTACTGGCGCGACGTGGGGACGATCGACGCGTACTACGAGGCGCACATGGACCTCGTGTCGGTGCGGCCGGTGTTCAACCTCTACAACCAGGCGTGGCCGATCCGGACGGCGACGCCGCCGTTGCCGCCGGCGAAGTTCATCGCGGGCGGTAGCGCGGAGGACTCGATGGTGGGGCCGGGGTCGATCATCTCCGGCACGATCCACGGGTCGGTGATCAGTTCGGACGTGGTGGTGGAGTCCGGGTCGGTGGTGCAGGGGAGCGTGCTGCTGCCGGGGGTGCGGATCGGGCGCGGGGCGGTGGTGCGGCGGGCGATCCTGGACAAGAACGTGGTGGTGCCCGACGGTGCGCTGATCGGGGTGGACCCGACGACGGACCGGCAGCGCTACACCGTGTCGTCCGGTGGCGTGACCGTGCTCGGGAAGGGCGTCACGGCGGACTGA
- a CDS encoding O-methyltransferase: MDAPTREYVERYLPEDAVVTAARARGVELGCVPIGSGGGAALRFLAAALQAKAVVEIGTGAGVGALYLLSGMPAAGVLTSIDVEPEHQRAARLAFAEAGIAVSRTRLIMGRALEVLPRLTDGAYDLVFVDAAKSEYPRYLEEGVRLLRPGGVLAFDNVLWHGRVVDPAHRDPDTVAMREVARAVRDDDRLVPVILPLGDGLLVAAKVG, encoded by the coding sequence GTGGATGCGCCGACGCGCGAGTACGTGGAGCGCTACCTGCCCGAGGACGCCGTGGTCACGGCCGCCAGGGCTCGTGGCGTCGAGTTGGGGTGCGTGCCGATCGGGTCCGGCGGCGGGGCGGCGTTGCGGTTCCTCGCCGCGGCGTTGCAGGCCAAGGCCGTGGTCGAGATCGGCACCGGTGCCGGGGTCGGCGCGTTGTACCTGCTCAGCGGCATGCCGGCGGCCGGGGTGCTGACGTCGATCGACGTGGAGCCGGAGCACCAGCGGGCGGCGCGGCTGGCGTTCGCGGAGGCGGGGATCGCGGTGTCCCGCACCCGTCTGATCATGGGCCGGGCGCTGGAGGTGCTGCCCCGGTTGACCGACGGCGCGTACGACCTGGTGTTCGTGGACGCGGCCAAGTCCGAGTACCCGAGGTACCTGGAGGAGGGCGTGCGGCTGCTGCGTCCGGGTGGGGTGCTCGCGTTCGACAACGTGCTGTGGCACGGGCGGGTGGTCGATCCGGCGCACCGGGATCCGGACACGGTGGCGATGCGGGAGGTGGCGCGGGCGGTGCGGGACGACGACCGGCTGGTGCCCGTGATCCTGCCTTTGGGCGACGGCCTGCTCGTGGCGGCGAAGGTCGGCTGA
- a CDS encoding leucyl aminopeptidase family protein, whose protein sequence is MRAPLPTPLVTVEVADTLRRGVPAVLVAFPGDPVRLGPGAEDLDVDVAEVSGKAGATSRQGRTWVVGVGDGAPGDWRKAGASLVRALHADAEKSGGTTFDVRLPEDVTAGAVAAFTLGAAVGGYRFKVTGEEPPKRVKSMRLVAGDPAFAEVVRKANTLAAATSFSRDLANMPSNVKDPSWLAAAAVKAGRAVPGLQVEVRDEKWLAEQRFGGVLAVGGGSARPPRFIELTWPGTDAGQPHLVLVGKGITFDTGGISIKPADGMHLMRTDMSGGAAVIAALVGIAKQSLPVRVTGLVPAAENHVSGTAYRPGDVITQYGGITTEVTNTDAEGRIVLADALAYAVRNLKPDVLVDVATLTGAMKVSLGLRTGGLFATDDDLAARVAEAGVEVGERWWRMPLLEDLAEDVRSDIADVRQCPPGPGGITAALFLREFTGNVPWAHLDIAGPARADKVYDEVVAGATGFAARTLIELAETYARTQASANTIG, encoded by the coding sequence GTGCGAGCACCCCTGCCCACCCCGCTGGTCACCGTCGAGGTGGCCGACACCCTCCGGCGAGGTGTGCCCGCGGTGCTCGTCGCGTTCCCCGGCGACCCGGTCCGGCTCGGGCCGGGCGCGGAGGACCTGGACGTGGACGTGGCCGAGGTGAGTGGCAAGGCGGGGGCGACGTCCAGGCAGGGGCGGACGTGGGTGGTGGGGGTTGGTGACGGTGCGCCGGGTGACTGGCGCAAGGCGGGGGCGTCGCTGGTGCGGGCGCTGCACGCCGACGCGGAGAAGTCCGGTGGGACGACGTTCGACGTGCGGTTGCCGGAGGACGTGACAGCGGGTGCGGTGGCGGCGTTCACGCTGGGTGCGGCGGTGGGCGGGTACCGGTTCAAGGTGACCGGGGAGGAACCGCCCAAGCGGGTGAAGTCGATGCGCCTGGTGGCCGGGGATCCGGCGTTCGCGGAGGTCGTGCGGAAGGCGAACACGCTGGCGGCGGCGACGTCGTTCAGCCGTGATCTGGCGAACATGCCGTCAAATGTGAAGGATCCGTCCTGGCTGGCCGCGGCGGCGGTGAAGGCCGGGCGTGCGGTGCCGGGGCTCCAGGTGGAGGTCCGGGACGAGAAGTGGCTGGCCGAGCAGCGGTTCGGCGGTGTGCTGGCCGTGGGCGGCGGTTCGGCGCGTCCGCCCAGGTTCATCGAGCTGACGTGGCCGGGGACGGACGCCGGCCAGCCGCACCTGGTGCTGGTGGGCAAGGGCATCACGTTCGACACCGGTGGGATCTCGATCAAGCCGGCCGACGGCATGCACCTGATGCGCACGGACATGTCCGGCGGCGCGGCCGTGATCGCGGCCCTGGTGGGCATCGCCAAGCAGAGCCTGCCCGTTCGAGTGACAGGCCTCGTGCCCGCCGCCGAGAACCACGTGTCCGGCACGGCCTACCGACCGGGTGACGTGATCACCCAATACGGTGGAATCACCACCGAGGTGACGAACACCGACGCCGAAGGCAGGATCGTCCTGGCAGACGCCCTCGCCTATGCCGTTCGCAACCTGAAGCCGGACGTTCTGGTGGATGTCGCCACCCTGACCGGTGCGATGAAGGTGTCGCTGGGTCTGCGCACCGGTGGCCTGTTCGCCACGGACGACGACCTGGCGGCCCGCGTTGCGGAGGCCGGGGTGGAGGTCGGCGAGCGCTGGTGGCGCATGCCGTTGTTGGAGGACTTGGCGGAGGACGTCCGGAGCGACATCGCCGATGTGCGGCAGTGCCCGCCGGGGCCGGGTGGGATTACGGCGGCGCTGTTCCTGCGCGAGTTCACCGGCAATGTTCCGTGGGCGCACCTGGACATCGCCGGTCCGGCGCGGGCGGACAAGGTGTACGACGAGGTGGTGGCAGGCGCGACGGGCTTCGCCGCGCGGACCCTGATAGAACTGGCCGAGACCTACGCCCGCACGCAGGCCTCGGCGAACACGATCGGGTGA
- a CDS encoding DUF3117 domain-containing protein produces the protein MAAMKPRTGDGPLEVTKEGRGIVMRVPLEGGGRLVVEMSADEANALGDALKAAAG, from the coding sequence ATGGCGGCCATGAAGCCCCGGACCGGCGACGGTCCCCTCGAGGTGACCAAGGAGGGGCGTGGCATCGTGATGCGCGTTCCGCTCGAGGGTGGTGGGCGCCTCGTCGTCGAGATGTCGGCGGATGAGGCCAACGCCCTGGGCGATGCCCTCAAGGCAGCCGCCGGCTGA
- a CDS encoding MFS transporter, translated as MPSRRVPSRLTTSVAATGLATFALLYAPQSVLPDIAAEFRLTPAEASLTVSAATGALALAVIPMAALADRVGRRRVIIWSVLTAAVLGLLLPLAPTYETLLAARALQGIATAGVPATAMAFLAQEANKTQVGAAIGALVAGNSAGGMLGRLITGLTTDGTSWRTALAIAGAFGAACAITAALLLPKGRDTERRPSALKGALTDRVLLCQYAIAVLAVAAFISVFNVIGFRLTTDLGLSTGIAALAYLAYAAGSTSATAGRLADRHGRARVTLAGLAVAAVGAAITLPDNLITIAVGLTLFTGGFFAAHAVASGWVGARAPEHVRGQASGVYLFAFYVGSSTGGTAGSAAYQAHGWTGLVVLITVWLALAAAAVVTAHRVQRSESGQKSSGTSTAAPPVTATVPSCGNVTVPGATENVTDRTSSGTSYTPATGNVSPP; from the coding sequence GTGCCCAGTCGCCGTGTTCCGAGCCGCCTCACCACCTCCGTCGCCGCAACCGGACTGGCCACGTTCGCCCTGCTCTACGCGCCGCAGTCGGTGTTGCCCGACATCGCGGCCGAATTCCGCCTCACCCCGGCCGAAGCCTCGCTCACCGTCAGCGCCGCAACGGGCGCCTTGGCTCTCGCGGTCATCCCGATGGCCGCCCTCGCCGACCGCGTCGGCCGACGTCGGGTGATCATCTGGTCAGTTCTCACGGCCGCCGTCCTGGGCCTGCTCCTGCCGCTGGCCCCGACGTACGAAACACTCCTGGCCGCCCGGGCCCTGCAAGGCATCGCCACGGCGGGCGTCCCGGCGACGGCCATGGCATTCCTGGCCCAGGAAGCGAACAAGACGCAGGTCGGCGCGGCCATCGGCGCGTTGGTCGCGGGCAACAGCGCGGGCGGGATGCTCGGGCGGCTCATCACCGGACTGACCACCGACGGCACGTCGTGGCGCACCGCCCTGGCCATCGCCGGCGCGTTCGGCGCGGCCTGCGCGATCACCGCCGCCCTCCTTCTCCCGAAGGGCCGCGACACCGAACGCCGGCCGAGCGCGCTCAAGGGCGCCCTCACCGACCGGGTCCTGCTCTGCCAGTACGCGATCGCGGTCCTCGCGGTGGCGGCGTTCATCTCCGTCTTCAACGTCATCGGCTTCCGCCTCACCACCGACCTGGGCCTGTCCACGGGCATCGCCGCGCTGGCCTACCTCGCGTACGCGGCGGGCAGCACGTCGGCCACTGCGGGCCGCCTCGCGGACCGGCACGGGCGCGCCCGCGTCACGCTCGCCGGGCTGGCCGTCGCCGCCGTGGGAGCCGCGATCACCCTGCCGGACAACCTGATCACCATCGCCGTCGGACTCACCCTGTTCACCGGCGGCTTCTTCGCCGCCCACGCCGTGGCGAGCGGCTGGGTGGGGGCGCGAGCTCCGGAGCACGTCCGGGGGCAGGCGTCGGGCGTCTACCTGTTCGCGTTCTACGTCGGCAGCAGCACCGGCGGCACGGCGGGCAGCGCCGCGTACCAGGCGCACGGCTGGACCGGCCTGGTCGTCCTGATCACGGTGTGGCTGGCGTTGGCGGCGGCAGCGGTTGTCACCGCGCACAGGGTCCAGAGGTCGGAGAGCGGTCAGAAGTCGAGTGGCACCTCCACCGCAGCGCCACCGGTGACCGCGACCGTGCCGAGCTGCGGCAACGTCACCGTCCCAGGCGCCACCGAGAACGTCACCGACCGCACGTCCTCCGGCACCTCGTACACGCCGGCCACCGGGAACGTCTCACCGCCGTAG
- a CDS encoding alpha/beta fold hydrolase produces MRVDVGMGSVRTGVRTGMSVWCFRVRVVRGFFTAEGRRLSFLDYGGRGAPLLALHGHYNEASVFAPLAEALGPRWRVLALDQRGHGESDRAPAYGRDGYVADVAAFHRHVGVGPAAVLGHSLGGVNAYQYAARHPGQVTALIVEDIGAVVDCDWGFTLRLPRRAPTREALAAATGPAAPYLAGSFRRRRDGWGFSFDIDHTVRSQKALNGDHWDDWAAVACPTLLVRGARSDELSAGHAQQMIARRAGCARLAELPTGHVVHHDAPDQFADLVRGFLSSG; encoded by the coding sequence ATGCGGGTTGATGTTGGCATGGGCAGCGTGCGGACTGGCGTGCGGACTGGGATGTCGGTGTGGTGTTTTAGGGTGCGGGTCGTGCGTGGATTCTTCACAGCCGAAGGGCGGCGGTTGTCGTTTCTGGACTACGGAGGGCGGGGCGCTCCACTGTTGGCCTTGCATGGGCATTACAACGAGGCGTCCGTGTTCGCGCCGCTGGCCGAGGCGTTGGGCCCGCGGTGGCGGGTGCTCGCGTTGGACCAGCGTGGGCATGGTGAGTCCGACCGCGCCCCGGCTTACGGGCGCGACGGCTATGTCGCCGATGTCGCGGCGTTCCATCGCCATGTGGGCGTTGGCCCGGCGGCGGTGCTGGGCCATTCGCTGGGCGGGGTCAACGCCTACCAGTACGCCGCCCGGCATCCCGGCCAGGTCACGGCCTTGATCGTCGAGGACATCGGCGCGGTGGTGGACTGTGACTGGGGGTTCACCCTGCGGCTGCCACGCCGCGCCCCCACGCGCGAGGCCCTGGCGGCGGCCACCGGTCCGGCCGCCCCATACCTGGCGGGCTCGTTCCGCCGCCGGCGCGACGGCTGGGGGTTCTCCTTCGACATCGACCACACCGTGCGGTCCCAGAAAGCGCTCAATGGCGACCACTGGGATGACTGGGCGGCGGTGGCCTGCCCGACCCTGCTGGTCCGCGGGGCCCGCAGCGACGAACTGTCCGCCGGGCACGCCCAGCAGATGATCGCCCGCCGCGCAGGCTGTGCGCGCTTGGCCGAGTTGCCCACTGGCCATGTCGTGCACCACGACGCCCCCGACCAGTTCGCCGACCTCGTCCGGGGGTTCCTCTCGAGCGGCTGA
- a CDS encoding PaaX family transcriptional regulator, with translation MRARSALFDVYGGHLRERGGAATIAALVRLLEPLDFAAPAVRTAVSRTVRQGWLEPVRLPDGPGYAMTPRAERRLDEAAARIYRTRPSTWDGRWHVVVLEELPAREARDRLASSLQLLGYGALGPVTWIAPRPSPELADVLAGEGVRASTFLGEHEGDPAELAARAWDLATLGRDYARFVAEWEPLVSAVDGTSPAEAFAASQRFLHAWRKFLFRDPGLPRELLPADWPGTDAAEFFDRHTNRLAPAVAAFVDDSLAHH, from the coding sequence GTGCGAGCCCGTTCCGCGCTCTTCGACGTCTACGGTGGCCACCTCCGCGAGCGGGGTGGCGCCGCGACGATCGCCGCGCTCGTCCGGTTGCTGGAGCCGCTGGACTTCGCCGCGCCCGCCGTGCGCACCGCCGTGTCGCGCACGGTCCGGCAGGGCTGGCTCGAACCCGTCCGCCTGCCGGACGGCCCCGGCTACGCGATGACACCCCGCGCGGAACGGCGGCTGGACGAGGCGGCGGCCCGCATCTACCGCACCCGGCCGTCCACCTGGGACGGTCGGTGGCACGTGGTGGTGCTGGAGGAGCTGCCCGCCCGGGAGGCACGCGACCGGCTCGCCTCCTCGCTGCAACTGCTCGGCTACGGCGCGCTCGGCCCGGTGACGTGGATCGCACCGCGCCCCTCCCCGGAACTCGCGGACGTGCTGGCCGGCGAGGGTGTGCGGGCGAGCACGTTCCTCGGCGAGCACGAGGGCGACCCGGCGGAGCTGGCGGCACGCGCGTGGGACCTGGCGACGCTGGGGCGCGACTACGCCCGGTTCGTGGCCGAGTGGGAGCCCTTGGTGTCCGCTGTGGACGGTACGTCGCCGGCCGAGGCGTTCGCGGCGTCGCAGCGGTTCCTGCACGCCTGGCGCAAGTTCCTGTTCCGCGATCCCGGCCTGCCGCGCGAGCTGCTGCCCGCCGACTGGCCGGGCACCGACGCGGCCGAG
- the glgA gene encoding glycogen synthase, producing the protein MRIGLLTREYPPEVYGGAGVHVGFLVPRLRELVDVDVHAFGGPRADAKAHNPAHGLEQANAALATLSVDLEMAAALGGAQLAHSHTWYANMAGHLAKLLHGIPHVVTAHSLEPRRPWKAEQLGGGYRISSWVERTAYEAADAVIAVSQGMRTDVLDCYPALDPARVHVVRNGIDTTAYHPVSETDALVRHGIDPDRPLVTFVGRITRQKGVGHLVAAAHRISSDAQIVLCAGAPDTPEIAEETRLAVAELAAARPGVFWIREMLQPAEVRQILSRSTVFVCPSVYEPLGIVNLEAMACGTAVVASDVGGIPEVVDHGRTGLLVHYDEKDIEAYRVGLADAVNEVLGSPERAAAFGAAGRERAVEEFSWTTVAEQTVAVYRAALGA; encoded by the coding sequence GTGCGAATTGGACTGCTGACACGGGAGTACCCGCCGGAGGTCTACGGCGGGGCGGGGGTGCACGTCGGTTTCCTGGTGCCGAGACTGCGCGAACTGGTCGACGTGGACGTGCACGCCTTCGGCGGGCCGCGCGCGGACGCCAAGGCGCACAACCCGGCGCACGGGCTGGAGCAGGCGAACGCCGCGTTGGCGACCCTCTCGGTGGACCTGGAGATGGCCGCCGCGCTGGGCGGGGCGCAGCTCGCGCACTCGCACACCTGGTACGCCAACATGGCCGGTCACCTGGCCAAACTGCTGCACGGCATCCCGCACGTGGTGACCGCGCACTCGTTGGAGCCGCGCCGTCCGTGGAAGGCCGAGCAGCTGGGTGGCGGCTACCGGATCTCGTCGTGGGTGGAGCGGACCGCGTACGAGGCGGCGGACGCGGTGATCGCGGTCAGCCAGGGCATGCGGACCGACGTGCTGGACTGCTACCCGGCGTTGGACCCGGCGCGGGTGCACGTGGTGCGCAACGGGATCGACACGACGGCTTACCACCCGGTTTCCGAGACCGACGCGCTGGTCCGGCACGGGATCGACCCGGACCGGCCGCTCGTGACGTTCGTGGGGCGGATCACCAGGCAGAAGGGCGTCGGGCACCTGGTCGCCGCCGCGCACCGGATCTCGTCGGACGCGCAGATCGTGCTGTGCGCGGGCGCGCCGGACACACCGGAGATCGCGGAGGAGACGCGGCTCGCGGTGGCGGAGCTGGCGGCGGCGCGGCCGGGGGTGTTCTGGATCCGGGAGATGCTCCAGCCGGCCGAGGTGCGGCAGATCCTGAGCCGTTCGACGGTGTTCGTGTGCCCGTCGGTGTACGAGCCGCTGGGGATCGTGAACCTGGAGGCGATGGCGTGCGGGACGGCCGTGGTGGCGTCCGACGTCGGCGGCATCCCGGAGGTCGTGGACCACGGGCGGACCGGGCTGCTCGTGCACTACGACGAGAAGGACATCGAGGCGTACCGGGTCGGGTTGGCCGACGCGGTGAACGAGGTGCTGGGCTCTCCGGAGCGGGCGGCGGCGTTCGGCGCGGCGGGGCGGGAGCGGGCGGTGGAGGAGTTCTCGTGGACGACGGTGGCCGAGCAGACCGTGGCCGTGTACCGGGCCGCCTTGGGAGCATGA
- a CDS encoding DUF4386 domain-containing protein gives MSSRAIGRTMGALFLLAFVAYAGGGALIGAESGGGSGDLPDYLPDYLADYLADVADNPTRIAAGALLMLINSAAVVGIGVLAFPVLKPHSEISAQAYLIGRAVEAALLAVGVVFLLLLVPLAREHASAGGAAGAAGSDAGSDAGSALAGVARVVVAGNHYSYQIAMMSVAIVGVVFCRVLFRARLVPRFMAVWGLAGYAVFLVGAVLEVFGYGVGVVLAVPGGLFEIALGVLLIVRGFPVARSGGAAGGGEAGGGEAGGGGAGGGGAGDVQDGGGRRVGFLVSTEGP, from the coding sequence ATGTCATCGAGAGCCATCGGACGAACCATGGGCGCCTTGTTCCTGCTGGCGTTCGTCGCATACGCCGGAGGCGGCGCCCTGATCGGCGCGGAGTCGGGAGGCGGCAGCGGCGACCTGCCCGACTACCTGCCCGACTACCTGGCCGACTACCTGGCCGACGTCGCCGACAACCCGACGCGGATCGCGGCGGGTGCGCTGTTGATGTTGATCAACTCGGCCGCCGTCGTCGGCATCGGCGTGCTGGCGTTCCCCGTCCTGAAGCCGCACAGCGAGATCTCCGCGCAGGCCTACCTGATCGGCCGCGCGGTGGAGGCGGCGCTGCTGGCGGTCGGGGTCGTCTTCCTGCTGCTCCTGGTGCCGCTCGCCCGGGAGCACGCGAGCGCGGGCGGCGCGGCTGGCGCGGCCGGGTCCGACGCGGGGTCAGACGCCGGATCGGCGCTGGCCGGGGTGGCGCGGGTCGTGGTGGCCGGCAACCACTACAGCTACCAGATCGCGATGATGTCCGTCGCGATCGTCGGCGTGGTGTTCTGCCGAGTCCTGTTCCGCGCGCGACTGGTGCCGCGCTTCATGGCGGTCTGGGGACTGGCCGGGTACGCCGTCTTCCTGGTCGGTGCCGTTCTCGAAGTGTTCGGGTACGGGGTGGGCGTGGTGCTGGCCGTTCCCGGTGGGCTCTTCGAGATCGCCTTGGGAGTCCTGCTCATCGTGCGGGGGTTCCCGGTGGCTCGGAGCGGTGGTGCGGCTGGTGGTGGTGAGGCTGGTGGTGGTGAGGCTGGTGGTGGTGGGGCTGGTGGTGGTGGGGCTGGCGATGTCCAGGATGGCGGTGGTCGGCGGGTTGGGTTCCTCGTTTCAACCGAGGGACCGTAA
- a CDS encoding LysR family transcriptional regulator has protein sequence MDELVPRLAVLRALAADEHVTHAAESVGVPQPTVSRWLAALGTSLGAPVVVRSGRRVRLTRAGRLLCEAADRALATLEAGHRAAAEEVSPERGQVALGFLHLLGRSVVPALVSGFRESHPSVRFRLVQNSRQDILNHLVNGVVDLALVSPPPTDATFAHAVLREEELILVVPPGHRLAGRPSVRVAELAGEDFVGLEPGYGLRQITDDLCAEAGFTPTLAFEGQETETVRGLVAAGLGVALLPHADSPSGLPEIPLNPRAAREIALVWVADIPLPPAVRAFRDHALGV, from the coding sequence ATGGATGAATTGGTGCCCAGACTGGCCGTGCTGCGGGCGTTGGCCGCGGACGAGCACGTCACGCACGCCGCCGAGTCCGTAGGCGTGCCGCAGCCCACGGTGAGCCGGTGGTTGGCCGCGCTGGGCACGTCGCTGGGTGCGCCGGTGGTAGTGAGATCCGGCCGGCGAGTACGCCTGACCAGGGCGGGCCGACTGCTGTGCGAGGCAGCGGACCGCGCGCTGGCGACCCTGGAAGCCGGCCACCGTGCCGCCGCCGAGGAGGTTTCACCCGAACGCGGCCAGGTAGCGCTGGGCTTCCTCCACCTGTTGGGCAGGTCGGTGGTCCCGGCCCTGGTCAGCGGCTTCCGCGAGTCCCACCCGTCAGTGCGATTCCGCCTGGTCCAGAACTCACGCCAGGACATCCTGAACCACCTGGTCAACGGCGTGGTGGACCTGGCCCTGGTCTCGCCGCCGCCCACCGACGCCACGTTCGCCCACGCCGTTCTCCGCGAGGAAGAGCTGATCCTGGTGGTCCCGCCGGGCCACCGACTGGCCGGTCGCCCGTCGGTGCGGGTGGCGGAGCTGGCGGGCGAGGACTTCGTCGGCCTGGAACCGGGTTACGGCCTGCGGCAGATCACCGACGACCTGTGCGCCGAAGCCGGGTTCACCCCCACCCTGGCCTTCGAAGGCCAGGAAACCGAAACCGTCCGGGGCCTCGTCGCGGCGGGCCTGGGCGTAGCGCTCCTCCCCCACGCCGACTCCCCGTCCGGCCTCCCGGAAATCCCGCTGAATCCCCGCGCGGCACGGGAAATCGCCCTGGTCTGGGTGGCCGACATCCCTCTCCCACCGGCTGTCCGCGCGTTCCGCGATCACGCGCTGGGCGTCTGA
- the sigE gene encoding RNA polymerase sigma factor SigE — MPKQPTAALTAPIDDVEWIPPSWDEVVREHADRVYRLAYRLTGNQHDAEDLTQETFIRVFRSLASYKPGTFEGWLHRITTNLFLDMARRRSRVRMEALPDETDRIPGDDPTPEEIYADTHLDPELQAALDELPPEFRAAVVLCDVEGLSYEEIGATLGVKLGTVRSRIHRGRQALRVALERRRGLVQEDSA; from the coding sequence ATGCCAAAGCAGCCGACCGCCGCACTGACCGCGCCCATCGACGACGTGGAGTGGATCCCGCCCTCGTGGGACGAAGTGGTGCGCGAACACGCAGACCGGGTGTACCGGCTGGCCTACCGCCTCACCGGCAACCAGCACGACGCCGAAGACCTCACCCAGGAGACGTTCATCCGGGTGTTCCGCTCTCTCGCGTCGTACAAGCCCGGCACGTTCGAGGGCTGGCTGCACCGCATCACCACGAACCTCTTCCTCGACATGGCCCGCCGCCGCTCCCGCGTGCGCATGGAGGCCCTGCCGGACGAGACCGACCGCATCCCGGGCGACGACCCGACCCCGGAGGAGATCTACGCCGACACGCACCTCGACCCGGAACTGCAGGCCGCGCTCGACGAGCTGCCGCCCGAGTTCCGCGCCGCCGTGGTGCTGTGTGACGTGGAAGGTCTCTCCTATGAGGAGATCGGCGCCACTCTCGGCGTCAAACTCGGTACCGTGAGGAGCAGGATCCACCGGGGCCGCCAGGCCCTGCGGGTCGCACTCGAACGCCGTCGGGGTCTCGTCCAGGAGGACTCTGCATGA